The Panicum hallii strain FIL2 chromosome 9, PHallii_v3.1, whole genome shotgun sequence genome has a window encoding:
- the LOC112874541 gene encoding protein NRT1/ PTR FAMILY 8.3-like, giving the protein MAGAERGEEAALEQGLLAPEEPNQLIYTGDGSVDFSGNPVVKETTGRWKACPFILGNECCERLAYYGISTNLVTYLTKKLHDGNASAASNVTTWQGTCYLTPLIGAILADAYWGRYWTIATFSTIYFIGMAILTLSASVPVLMPPSCEGSFCPPASPFQYTVFFLGLYLIALGTGGIKPCVSSFGADQFDDTDPAERIQKGSFFNWFYFSINIGALISSSFLVWVQDNLGWGLGFGIPTVFMGLAIISFFSGTSIYRFQKPGGSPITRVCQVVVASLRKWNVHVPEDSSLLYELPDGVSAIEGSRQLEHTDELTCLDKAATITDVDVKTADFSNPWRICTVTQVEELKILLRMFPIWATTIVFSAVYAQMSTMFVEQGMVLDPSLGSFKVPPASLSTFDTLSVILCVPIYDYILVPLARRFTGNERGFTELQRMGIGLVISVITMSVAAILEIKRLAIAREQHLVDQNVPVPLSIFWQIPQYFLVGLSEVFTFIGALEFFYDQSPDAMRSLCSALQLLTTAFGNYLSTFILTMVAYFTTRGGNPGWIPDNLNQGHLDYFFWLLAALSFLNLVIYVVCAGKYKSKKAA; this is encoded by the exons ATGGCTGGCGCGGAGCGCGGGGAGGAGGCCGCGCTGGAGCAGGGGCTCCTCGCTCCGGAG GAACCGAACCAACTAATATACACTGGAGATGGATCTGTCGACTTTTCTGGAAATCCTGTTGTGAAGGAAACAACTGGTAGATGGAAGGCATGTCCATTCATTTTAG GTAATGAATGCTGTGAGCGGCTGGCCTATTATGGCATCTCTACAAACCTCGTTACTTATTTGACAAAAAAGCTACATGATGGCAATGCCTCTGCTGCTAGCAATGTGACTACATGGCAGGGAACTTGCTATTTGACTCCCCTTATTGGAGCAATCCTGGCTGATGCATACTGGGGGAGGTACTGGACAATTGCAACATTCTCCACGATATACTTCATT GGGATGGCAATACTGACTCTTTCAGCATCAGTTCCTGTGCTCATGCCTCCATCCTGTGAAGGATCCTTTTGCCCACCAGCAAGCCCTTTTCAGTATACTGTCTTTTTTCTTGGTCTTTATCTGATTGCCCTGGGTACTGGTGGAATTAAGCCATGTGTCTCATCCTTTGGAGCGGATCAATTTGATGATACAGATCCAGCTGAGCGAATCCAGAAAGGGTCTTTCTTTAATTGGTTCTATTTTTCAATAAACATTGGTGCTCTCATATCAAGCAGCTTTCTGGTTTGGGTCCAAGACAACTTAGGATGGGGCCTGGGCTTCGGCATCCCGACAGTATTCATGGGTTTGGCAATCATAAGCTTCTTCTCTGGCACATCAATTTATAGGTTCCAGAAACCAGGAGGTAGTCCTATTACACGAGTATGCCAGGTGGTTGTTGCCTCTCTGCGCAAGTGGAATGTACATGTCCCAGAGGACAGCTCCCTCTTGTATGAGCTACCTGATGGGGTGTCAGCAATTGAAGGGAGCCGACAATTGGAGCACACTGATGAACTCAC ATGTTTGGACAAGGCTGCTACAATTACTGATGTTGATGTGAAAACAGCTGACTTCAGTAATCCATGGCGGATATGCACTGTCACCCAGGTGGAAGAACTGAAGATACTGCTAAGGATGTTCCCTATCTGGGCAACAACAATAGTGTTTTCCGCTGTTTATGCTCAGATGTCAACTATGTTTGTGGAACAGGGGATGGTGCTTGACCCATCCTTGGGTTCATTCAAGGTTCCTCCAGCATCCCTATCCACTTTTGACACGCTAAGTGTCATTCTTTGTGTCCCAATCTACGATTACATACTGGTCCCACTTGCTAGGAGATTCACTGGCAATGAGAGGGGCTTTACGGAGTTGCAGAGGATGGGCATTGGCTTGGTAATCTCCGTCATAACCATGTCAGTAGCTGCAATCCTCGAGATCAAGCGGCTGGCGATTGCCAGGGAGCAACACTTGGTGGATCAGAACGTCCCAGTCCCGCTGAGCATATTCTGGCAAATCCCTCAGTATTTCTTGGTCGGTCTATCAGAGGTGTTCACATTCATCGGGGCGCTTGAGTTCTTCTATGATCAGTCACCAGACGCCATGAGAAGCCTCTGCAGCGCGCTACAGCTCCTGACGACAGCATTTGGGAACTATCTCAGCACCTTCATTTTGACTATGGTCGCCTACTTCACGACAAGGGGAGGCAACCCTGGATGGATTCCAGATAACTTGAACCAAGGGCACCTCGATTACTTCTTCTGGCTCCTCGCTGCTCTCAGTTTTCTGAACTTGGTCATATATGTGGTCTGCGCCGGCAAGTACAAGAGCAAGAAAGCAGCTTGA